A genome region from Lutra lutra chromosome 11, mLutLut1.2, whole genome shotgun sequence includes the following:
- the LOC125081014 gene encoding zinc finger protein LOC728743 homolog — MTELASSGGGSPAGDGEEGLGDERGLVIHHPAEEQPHRCPLCGQTFSQQPSLVRHQKAHAGGGRAAAFVCPECGKAFSVKHNLEVHQRTHTGERPFPCPECGRCFSLKQNLLTHQRIHSGEKPHQCAQCGRCFREPRFLLNHQRTHARMPAPHPRRPGVFGERRPYFCARCGKSFAREGSLKTHQRSHGHAPDGPAAHLGRVL; from the coding sequence ATGACAGAGCTGGCGTCCTCGGGGGGCGGGTCCCCTGCGGGGGAcggggaggagggcctgggggacGAGCGAGGCCTGGTCATCCACCACCCCGCGGAGGAGCAGCCCCACCGCTGTCCGCTGTGCGGCCAGACCTTCTCGCAGCAGCCCAGCCTGGTGCGGCACCAGAAGGCGCACGCGGGGGGCGGCCGCGCGGCCGCCTTCGTGTGCCCCGAGTGCGGCAAGGCCTTCAGCGTCAAGCACAACCTCGAGGTGCACCAGCGCACGCACACCGGCGAGCGGCCCTTCCCCTGCCCCGAGTGCGGCCGCTGCTTCAGCCTCAAGCAGAACCTGCTCACGCACCAGCGCATCCACAGCGGCGAGAAGCCGCACCAGTGCGCGCAGTGTGGCCGCTGCTTCCGCGAGCCGCGCTTCCTGCTCAACCACCAGCGCACGCACGCGCGCATGCCCGCGCCGCACCCGCGCCGGCCCGGCGTGTTCGGGGAGCGGCGGCCCTACTTCTGCGCCCGCTGCGGCAAGAGCTTCGCGCGCGAGGGCTCGCTCAAGACCCACCAGCGCAGCCACGGCCACGCGCCCGACGGCCCCGCGGCCCATTTAGGCCGCGTGCTCTGA